From the genome of Nicotiana sylvestris chromosome 1, ASM39365v2, whole genome shotgun sequence:
TACATttgagccctttttcacataagtcaacatccggttgacttttctaacttaagcctactcaaaagagactaagtgtctcaaaccttaccaaaacctctccgaacccgaaccaaccaacctgataacacataatacagttgagcaagacaataagaagtagaaatggggaaaacaaagtggtaactcatgaaatgaccggttgggtcgttacatcctccccctcttaaataaatgttcGCCTTCAAACGAGTCAataaacatacctaaagcctcaaataggtgaggatatctactccacatctcccgctcggtctcctaggtagcctcctccacgggccgacctctccactgcactttcactgaagctatattctttgacctcaactttcgaacccgacgctccaaaatagccattggctccacatcataagtcaaatcatcatccaattgaatcgtgctgaaatccaaaacatgagacacattgccaatatacttctggagcatagaaatatgaaatatcaGATGCACACTCGTTAAGCTGGGTGGCAACGCAAGTTCATAAGTCACTTCCCCAATCCCCGAagaacctcaaaaggcccaatgaaccgaggactcaatttacccttcttcccaaatctcataacacccttcatgggtgaaaccttcaacagaaccttctcaccaaccatgtaggacacatcctgaacctttctatcagcataactactttgtctcgactgcactgtatgaagcctctcctgaagcaccttcaccttgtctaaagcatcctgcaccaagtctatacccaatagcctagcctcacccggctcaaactaaccgaccggagatctacaccatctcccatacaaagactcatatggatccatctgaatactcgaccggtaactattgttataagcaaactctgcgagtggtagaaactgatcccatgaccctccaaaatcaatgacacaagcacacaacatgtcctccaatatctgaatagtgcgctcgaactgcccgtccgtctgagggtgaaaagctgtgctcaactcaacctgagtacccaaccctCACTGTACTGACCTCCAAAACtgtaaagtaaactgagtacctctatctgaaatgatggaaactgggacaccatgaaaacgaacaatctcccggatgtatatctttgccaaccgctctgaagaataggtaatacACACAGGAaagaagtgcgtggacttggtcagccgatccacaatcacccagatagaatcgaacttcttcaaagtccatgggggcccaactacaaagtccatggttatccgctcccacttccactttggaatatccatctgctgaagcaagccacccaatctccgatgctcatatttcaccgaacttacaattgagacatcgagctacaaatcccacaatgtctttattcattctcctccaccaataatgctgtctcaaatcctgatacatcttcgtggcacctggatgaatggaatactgcgagctatgggccttttctagaatcaactcccgaagcccatccacattgggcacacatattcgaccttgcatcctcaatactccgtcatcaccaatagtcatatctatggcatcatcgtgctgaactttatcctttaggacaagcaaatgaggatcatcatattggcgctctctgatgcgatccaataaggaagaccgagagatcacacaagccaatacccaactgggctccgaaatatccaacctcatgaaccgattggccaaggcttgaacatcaactgcaagaggtctctccccaacaagaatatatgccaaactccccatactcatcgccttcctactcaaggcatcggttaccacattagcctttccggatggtacaagatagtaatatcataatcctttagcagctccaaccatctccgctgcctcaaattgagatccttctgtttgaacaagtgctggaggctacgatgatcagtaaaaacctcacaagacataccatacaaataatgcctccaaatcgtAAACGCCTGAACAATGGAAgcaaactccaaatcatgaacatggtagttatTCTCGTGGGGCTTtaactgacaagaagcataagcaatgactctACCCTCaggcatcaacacacacccaataccaactctcaaagcatcataatacacggtatataaacctgaagctgatggcaaaactaacactagagctgtggtggaggcagtcttaagcttctgaaagctcacctcacactcatccgaccacctgaataaagcacccttttgaatcaacttggtcaagggtgatgctatagatcaAAATCCATGAACAAcctgacggtaataacccgccaatctAAGAAAAATACGAATCTCTATGCCcgaggacagtctgggccaactctgaaccacctctatcttctttggatcaacctgaataccctcactggaaaCCACGTGCCCCAAAAATGCcgctgaactgagccaaaactcacacttggacatctttgcataaagcttctcctccctcaatatctgtaacacaactctcaaatgctctgcgtgctcctcctgactacgcgagtatactagaatatcatcaatgaaaacaatcactaatgagtcaagataaggccgaaacacgctgttcatcaaatacatgaacgctgctggggcattggttagcccaaaagatatcacaaggaactcataatcaccatatcgggtcttgaaagctatcttaagaatatccaagtccctgtttttcaactggtgataacctgaatggagatcaatcttggagaacactctcactccctgaagctagtcaaacaaatcatcgatacgaggaaaaggacacttgttcttgattgttactttgttcaactgcctgtaatcaatacacatcctcatcgtgccatccttcttctttacaaatagaacatGTGCACctcaaggcgacacactaggccaaataaactccttatcaaggagttcctgaagctgcttcaactctttcaactccgtcgATGCCATTCGATACGGTGGActataaatgggctgagtgcccgacaccagatcaataccaaaatcaatatccctgtccggtggcatacccgacaggtctataggaaaaacatcaggaaaatccccCACAACATGAACAGAATTAaaactgggagtctctgcaccgacatccctcacaaaggctaagtatgaaagacaacccttcacaaccatccgctgggccttcagaaatgaaatcaccttACTGGGGATAAAATcagaaccttgccactcaatctggGGCACAACCGGCATAGCCAACACCAATGTCTTtacatgacagtccaatatagcatgatacagagatagccaatcGATGCCCAATATCacgtcaaagtccaccatacacaGCAAAaataggtccactcgggtcttcagacccccaatagtcaccacacacgaccagtaTACATGGTCCACAACTATAGTATCGACCATCAAAGTAGATACAAaaacagatgaaataagagattcacagggtgtatccaaataacgagcaaaatatgatgacacatatgaaaaggtggaactgggatcataTAACACATAGGCATctatgtggcagactgagacaatacttgtaatcacatcatctgaagcaatagcattgggtctagctaagagtgcatagaaacgagcctgaccaccacctgatcgacctccccagatggggcgacccctagctgactaaccctCGAGAAGATGAGGAtattgcctcctcatatgcccaaactcttaACACTCATAACACttccccggtgctggagatggggactgaagggaacccctagcaccgagatgactagcagatgcacctggcatagaagagccctgaactgatggagcacgagacgaagtCTGGGCTaaaagggcactgagtgatgaatggccctaatgagaactgtgagaaccatgaccggatgatgccccacgataacctggcgagctgactgagcatgcattaatggacgacctctgccgtgTTGAAACTGACCCCACGAAGGAGCACTACCAAAGCTACAAGATCCTCGAGGCCTCATAGCCTCCTTCTCATCTCGGTTCTAGCGATGAACTGAATCAATCTCGTAGACGATGTCAACaaactcctcaaaagtagcacctgacaccctctgcctagtcatgagaatctgaagctaattgtaaggccatcaatgaacctcctaatcctatCTTGATccgtgggaaccaaccagaccgtatgatgagctaacttagagaaccgcatctcatattgTTTCATAGTAATATCTCCTTGACGCaattgctcgaactgcctgcgcagctcttCTCTACGAGATTGTGGCAcgtacttctccaaaaagagaatggagaactactgccaggtaaggggcgttgcaccaataggcctacgcctctcataagcctcccaccaagtaaatgcatctccagaaaattgaaaagtagtaaattccacaccactggtctccagaatactcgttgtacgaagaatcctctaacacttgtccaagaaaccatgGGCATCCTCTTCCTTAGTACCACTAAAAttcggaggctaaagtctaccaaacctctccaattgacgttgctcgtcatcaagcatagcaggtaccacatactcctaagctggtgcaaccggctgggctggaggtgcccccggtgtctgaagtccctgcataaCCTTCTCAGGGATGCGAGCAACAGAAGTCTAAgtacctcccccgacctgagaagtagctgcggcagtagtaactgagaccgcctgagtcagaccagtgcatactgatagaatttgagctaaagcctcctgaaggcccgAAATCACAATACgcacagtcggtgcctgagctggtattGTTGGAGCATCtgtaactgggacctgatcctgaactgggtggctggtggatctacaggtgctgccctagctactgtgcaggctacacccctgcccctaccacggcctcgaccgcgtcttcggcctctagtggccccaactagtGGTACTAGTGGTCATCCGTCCAgaccggtagcatgtgtcctcaccatctgtgagagaatagaataatagaagtttagtactagaatcaatagattcacatgacaggaattcaagaatgagAATGTTATTagcattgtagtattataaataCCCAGTACCACTAACAAGATTAAACTATTGCGATCTTAGCCACCACCAAGCTTTTATTAGGATCGCAATAAATGAGTGCTAATAACAGATCCCAGCCACCaccaatagtttaatcttagatTTACTTGGtctaatttagcattgtagtattataaaattagacgtaaaatcaggtaaaagctgcttcgacctctctcgctactcaatagtagtgcagggttggcttcGATCAACTTTTTGACACCGTTGCCGgagagctaacggttttggctatctatataaatcattttatgtattattcttctttccttatttgttactaatttgtttgtgtcacaacttcaggtactaAATGGCAGCAAACTTAAACAATGCACCAAGCGGATAAACTATTCCAACGTCCTTTTTTGGTTTGAAATCCTAGGTGGAAAATGTTTCTAATTCTTTctaaaatttgaaagaatttaCTTTGATTCACTTGAATCCTGAGCAAATAAGGTTCTTGGTTTTTAAAATCAAAGGCATAATGTTTGGATATTGCTTACAAAAGTCTTCTTGATAAGACTTATAATTTAGTCTTTTGAAACTTTAAAGACACATGTAAAGGTGAACAATGAGTCACCTTAAGGGGGGGGGGAGGCTTCCACGTTCTCTTGGGGGTGAtttgttaatttttatccacttattagttaactggataatattttattatccggtaattaatttattacccgcataatttaaaaattaccgcaacttacttaaaattctatttattttcaaaatactccatatataatttatatattatattaccgtggtcatatggtaccttgtatgatactagtttataattatcgggtattattacttgatccgtattttatcccaaattggccattttcaatgaAACTTGTTTTCTCTAATTCGtgcatcctttatccttcatgacactttatttatcacttgttataaatatcgTAAATACGTTAACATCGAGATGATCTcacccccgagtctacgtcaattaactggaGACGAAATTGTAACGTACGAAAaacacgagatgtaacatccttcccccttggaaacattcgtcctcgaatgttctaCTCCCCGTGAtccatataactttggcaaggtcgCCTTTATAAGgacactactaccaactctccctgtagaagcttaataatccaacgcCATCCTAGACCACAattatcaataacgacaatggcctcacatgactaATGACAATAttcaacacaagaatttatataCGTACCTTATAATTATGACGTCTCAGttggacccttctctggaggagtaAATAAGCAgagatatctagacttcatattttcctcggcctcccaagtcgtctcttccacattgttgtttctccaaagtacctTCATGGAGGCTACCTCAttattccgcagcttgcggaTTTTTCGGTCTACGATGGCAATCGGAAGttcctcgtatgataagttctatgtaatctgtacatcatccgtgggcactactcgggtaggaacgccaatgcacttccgtaacatagatatgtgaaaaaccggatggatagactccaattccgagggaaattctaactcataagctacttagGCCACTCTCCGAATAATCCTATAAggtccaatataccgtgggctaagcttgcctttcttgccaatCCTCTTCACACATTTCATAGGTTACCCATTTAAGATCAAATAGTTTAATGTCGCGTGAATCTGTTATTAGCACTAAATACCCAGTGCTAATAACTGAGGGAGAAAGCATAGACTACTAGCAATGGGGGAGAAAGCATAACATGTCGCAATAAAAGCTTGATTCGAGGCGTCAGCAAAACACTGTTGTCTGTTCCAAAAACAAAAGCCCCTTAACGCCCCGGGACGGGAGTGGGGGATGGCCCTACGCGTAGGCAACAACAGCACCAGCTCTACGAAGTCAGAATCAAATCTTTCTGTTGGCTTTCCCAATTCATTCGTGAATAATAATTCAAGGGCGTGAAGCGAGTACTTCTAGATGCTTCGCCTGCTTTATATTATGGCGGCTATGTTTTCGTGGCGAAAATGAACGAAAAGCGAGATGAGCGTGCTATTTTAAAATCGATTGATAGATAGCCTGATCTATTCTGATAGATCGAAAGAGATAGAGAGGGAATCTCTCAAGAATAAGGGGAAATCTCCTATTTCTATCTATTGATGAGACAACTATCTATTCTTGATCCATCATAAAGAAATCGATATGTATCTGATGGAGTCTACATCGTACGTAGAGCGCCCAAGCGCTTTTTAGGCCAGCTCAGTTCTCTTATCCATCGGTCCAATGCACTAGGCTTATCTCATGGAGGGAAAAGCCAAAATGTAGTTGTCTTGTTCGCCGCCTCGACGCATTCCCTTCTCTCCCCGGTATTGTCCCACATAGAAAGAAAGAGCACAGAGCCCCGGCCCGACCTGTAGGTCCACTAACGTAAACCGAGGAGTTGAGCCTGAACTGGTGAACCAAAGTCACTTTCGGAACCATACTTCCTACAGCTAACATGTGTCCAGTCCAGCGGGAACGCGCAGTGCAAACGAGCCTGAGCTGCTATACTGAATCCCCCACTGGCCATCGGGGACCCAGTGGTAAGGCCATGATCCGCAGGGGAACAGATCACTCATTCTTCCATTGGGTACAGGTGCACGAACGACAACTCCAAACGTCACACATCCGCAACCTACCTACTATTTAGGTGGCACCAACGAGATCCAGCTAAGGTAAGGAACTTCATGTCGCGGCTACTCCACTCCGCTGTGCTGCGGTCTCATGAACTGAACTTCGTTGCCTTCCCACGCAAAAAGCAAATGGGCGCTGTGCAGTGGGTCAGTTTCGAGGTGGGGAGCGAATAGAGACCAGAAGAATGATTCATTTGGATCGACGAGCTTTTTCAGTCCAAAAACAAAGAATCAATGGAATGTCTGTCTATCTATGAACATCTATTCTATCTGTATATCTAGGGGATCTCTCTATACATATAGATTTTTTTTATGGAATGATATGATCGGCTAGCCGTAGCCGCATATCAGCTACGCTCAATGCGGGATTTCTGTTGGATCAGATCTTTTGGGAAGCTTTTGGACCTAGCGAAAAGGGCTCTAAGCCTTCACGCAAGCAAGCGCGAGAGAAGCGGAGCACGAAGCTACCGCTTCACCCGACCGACTAAAATACAACAGTCGCGACCTACTTTGATTCAAAAGAAAGGCGAAGGGTTTGGCAACAAGCAAACGGCTTTCTATCATAGTTGCAAGGGttccaaaccttaactacttaaGTACCAAAGGCTGCTTTCGGTTGGTTTCATAATGGGGCTGTTCACTACAAGCTATCAGCGCTCAGCGCTGTCTTAGATTGAACGTTGACTTATCTTATTGCCGTTCAATCTCTAAGGCGGGTTTCCGCTGAGAACGGAATAGTGTTCGTGTCCAAAGGTGAACAAAGCCCTAGCTTCTAGAGTTCGCTGCTTTTCCCAGGCCGGAGAAGGGCTTATACTGCTCGCCTTTGTTTGATATGTTCATTCAGTACCAATACAAACTAAAACTACACCAAAGTGGAAGGGCCAGTATAGAAGCTAGAAGTAGCTAGCCTATAGTAGTCGGCCTAACCAAAGCCTCACGACAACATAAAATTAGCCTTATGAATTGAATCTTAAGTAGGGGGCTTAGCCCGCCCGCCTACCAATCAAAGAGGCTGAGAGTAAGCGTAAGCTCACCCGGAAGCTCGAAGAGCTTCCCTTCATTCGCTTCGCGGGAGCCGCACAGCACATAGCTGGAAGTCAGAGGGCCCATACTACCTGCCTAACCCTTCGCTCCGAGGGACCGTAGATCGGAAAGCGCCTTCTAAACCACCCCATTCATCCAAAAGAGAAGGGAAGGGGCCTATGTATTTGCATGACCCCTGCAGATTTAACCCTATCTATACCCGGAGCCACTCCCCTAGCGGTCCTGCCACCACGCCGCAGAACGGGAGCTCGTGTGGAACCTTTTATTCTGGCGTAACAGCGGTAGAACGTAACAAAATATTACGGCCGCCTAACATAGGGGACGGAGGTACGGTAAACTCGGCCAAAATATGAGACCCGAAGGGCCCGGCGCGCACAATCCTATCCTATCCGAGTCCGGGTTTACCCCTTGCACTTCGGACAGCCATCTGTAGCATCATAAGGAGGACCCCCCTTTCGAGGTACAAAAAGAGTTCGGTACATAGGAGGTTGGTCTTTCTCAATGTGGTGTATAGCACGAAAAACCTTTCGATACAAGATAGGGCCGTTCAcatgaaagaaaaaaatgaatcCTTTCTTATCTTCTTTCCCGAGAGGGAAAGAAAAAGAGGGTCTTATGGAGGGAGAGGGGAGGGCAAAGGCTTGGGCCTACCTATTCCGATAGGACCCCATAAAAGAACGGGAGCTGTTGAGAGGTTCCATATTGCCGAGACGAAGGACAGCACTTCTGTACGTGATCGTAGTATGTCACGTCGTCTCGTCCCCGCTGCATCGAAGAGTACCTATGCACTATGTTCCGGTTCACTGATAAGGAAGATAGCGTTGGGGTGGGGGTCTACGATGTGATACTAAAGTATGACCGGGGGAGATACATGCTAACTATGGGTAGGAAGCAGGAACCATTATGTAAAAAATTTCTGGGGGATTACAGATCTCTTATACTACCATCGATCGACAGAGCGGAACGACCAGAAAAAAGAAGTTAAGTTAGAAATCCGTATGATAGGTGATAACTATCTTGTACGGTTCAGGGGGTAATCGGCGTACTCCGATCAGTGGGGGGGAATCTTTGGCTCTATCGAACATACAGGGAATTGGAGGTAGCATTCTACCGATGTCAAGTCATGGACTGGTTTCTTCAGCCCTTTTTCTATGTGTTGGTGTTCTATATGACCGACATAAGACTCGACTTGTTAGATATTACGGAGGTTCAGTGAGCACCATGCCGAATCTCTCTACCATTTTCTTCTCTTCCACTTTGGCCAATATGAGTTCACCTGGTACTAGCAGCTTTATCGGGGAATTTCTCATCTTAGTAGGAGCTTTCCAAAGAAATAGCTTAGTAGCCACATTAGCAGCGCTTGGGATGATTTTAGGCGCGGCCTATTCCCTTTGGCTATATAATCGTGCGGTTTCTGGGAATTTAAAACCCGATTTCCTCCATAAATTCTCCGATCCAAATGGCAGAGAAGTTTCCATATTTATACCTTTTCTTGTTGGAGGGGCGACCGTACGTTAAACTACCAAAGAAACTAGGGTAAACCAATGTGATCATGACATTGTAGGTGCTTGCGATGGGACGGATGCGACTTCCCTCAGTTGGTTTGGGTGGCATAGCCCGTTGCATAAGTCCCCCCCTTTTTTTATGCATTTCTTTAGTCTTTAGGGAGCCAAAGCTTGACTTTACTAAACTAATAAATAAGGCTCGCGCTAGGCGCTTACCTTTTTTGGCTGTAGGGTTGGGGTGGCTTGCTGGGTGAGACTGATAGAAAGAAAGGACGGGGGGCAACCATG
Proteins encoded in this window:
- the LOC138872448 gene encoding uncharacterized protein, which gives rise to MVDFDVILGIDWLSLYHAILDCHVKTLVLAMPVVPQIEWQGSDFIPSKVISFLKAQRMVVKGCLSYLAFVRDVGAETPSFNSVHVVGDFPDVFPIDLSGMPPDRDIDFGIDLVSGTQPIYSPPYRMASTELKELKQLQELLDKEFIWPSVSP